Within the Bacillus pumilus genome, the region TTATTTTGATCATGGCGGTGTAGCTCAGCTGGCTAGAGCGTACGGTTCATACCCGTGAGGTCGGGGGTTCGATCCCCTCCGCCGCTATAAAGGACCTTTAGCTCAGTTGGTTAGAGCAGACGGCTCATAACCGTCCGGTCGTAGGTTCGAGTCCTACAAGGTCCACCATCTATACGGAGGAATACCCAAGTCCGGCTGAAGGGATCGGTCTTGAAAACCGACAGGGGTGTCAAAGCCCGCGGGGGTTCGAATCCCTCTTCCTCCGCCATATTTTTTAAAAACTTAAATTGATATCATCGCGGGGTGGAGCAGTTCGGTAGCTCGTCGGGCTCATAACCCGAAGGTCGCAGGTTCAAATCCTGCCCCCGCAACCAAATTATTTTATACAGCCAAAATGGTCCGGTAGTTCAGTTGGTTAGAATGCCTGCCTGTCACGCAGGAGGTCGCGGGTTCGAGTCCCGTCCGGACCGCCATTTTTAAAAAGAATACATGGCTCTGTAGCTCAGTTGGTAGAGCCTCCAACGGGCACGCCAGGAACATCACCAGATTACACGTTGATAGCGGGTGCAGGTGCAACAGGAGCCACAGGTACTAGTGGAGCGACTGGTTCAAGCGGCCCAACAGGTCCAACAGGAGCGACCGGAGTAGGCTTAACAGGAATTGTACCATTCGATCCAATAGCAGCACCAGGTTATCCAGTAGGTCAAGTTGTGACGTCCAATGGAAGTACGTATATCGTGAATACGGCGCCTCCAACGGGCACGCCAGGAACATCACCAGATTACACGTTGATAGCGGGTGCAGGTGCAACAGGAGCCACAGGAACAGGAGCAACGGGTGCAACCGGAGCCACGGGTGCAACCGGAGCCACGGGAGCGACAGGCGCCACAGGCGCCACAGGAACAGGAGCAACCGGAGCCACGGGTGCAACCGGAGCCACGGGAGCGACAGGCGCCACAGGCGCCACAGGAACAGGAGCAACCGGAGCCACGGGTGCAACCGGAGCCACGGGAGCGACAGGCGCCACAGGCGCCACAGGAACAGGAGGGAGCCACGGGTGCAACCGGAGCCACGGGAGCGACAGGCGCCACAGGCGCCATCTAAGTTTGTTCAAAGGAAGTCAAAGATTGGTGGAGATATTGTAAAAAAACCAATATTTTCAAGTTGCATCCAAACTACAAAAGTTAAGAAGGAAAGTTGAAGTGTGGGAGGTAGAGGTGGGCTACAAGAGCCAATCAGGTGACGATTTGTGGCCTACAGTTGTGGTTTTAAAATTTTTTTTTTTGGCGGAAGGGGTTGGCTTTGCGCTAATCATCTGGGCGATAGCCACCTTTGATCCGGCGATGCAGTGGCCAGGTTATCTGGCACTGGTGCCGGTGGTGGGTGCCATGTTGGTGTTGGCGGCCAATCGCCAGCGCTCCTGGTTAACGGCCAACCCGCTTGCCCGCCAGCTGGGCGCCAGCTCCTATTCGATTTATCTGTGGCACTGGCCGTTGGTGGTATTGCTGACTTATGCCGGTGAGCAGGCTAACCCCCAATGGATGGTGGCGGGTGGTGAGGTAACCTTTATGGAGCCAGCCGCCGAAGGTGGGACAGATGATTGGGGTGAAGTCGTAACAAGGTAGCCGTATCGGAAGGTGCGGCTGGATCACCTCCTTTCTAAGGATATATGGAGCAGCGTACGTTTTCGTCTTGTTTAGTTTTGAAGGAACTTGCAAAAGATCCTACAACATCATATCTTCGATATGAAAGATGGGCCTGTAGCTCAGCTGGTTAGAGCGCACGCCTGATAAGCGTGAGGTCGGTGGTTCGAGTCCACTCAGGCCCACCATCTTCTATTAAATCGGGGCCTTAGCTCAGCTGGGAGAGCGCCTGCCTTGCACGCAGGAGGTCAGCGGTTCGATCCCGCTAGGCTCCACCAACGTGTTCTTTGAAAACTAGATAACAATAAGTAATACATTCACATTGAATGCAATGCAAAGTTCATCACACATAGTGATTCTTTCTAAAGTAAGAAATGGTTAAGTTAGAAAGGGCGCACGGTGGATGCCTCAGTTGGCTGACACTCCGCCTTCGCGAGCAAGCCCGCTCCCACATTTGGATCGTATTTACAGGTCGAAACCGCTATTTAGTGCCACTGACCTGCTGGTACAGCGCATCCGCATTCGCAGTGGTCACGGGCACCCACGGCAGGATGTAGCTCTTGGCGGTGCCGTCGCCCCATTGCACGTCCTTGGCATAGCGCTCCCAAATCACGGAGCGCGGCTTGTAGTCTTGCCGGCCAGGGCGCGCAGGGCTACGTCGAGGGCGCCTTGGGATTGCGCCTGGGCGTCTTGCAAGAAGGTGGTGATTTCGTTTCTCTTCGCAGCCTGGATGGCATCCGGCATGCCGTCGATGGACGTCACCGGTACTTCGGTGGGCGTCAGTCCGCGGGACTTCACCGCTTGCAGGGCGCCGAGGGCCATGTCGTCGTTTTGCGCGATGATCCCGGAGATGCCGCCATTGGGGTGGGCATTGAGCCAGTCTCCCCAGGGAATCGCAATCGGCACGGGTGGCGCAGTAGGCGTCCAGCCGCAGTTCGATATGGTCCCAACTGATTGGCATTTCATCCACGGCGGTATTGAACGCGTGTCCGGAAGCCATCAGCGGCAGGACGCTGCCACGGATCACGCCATTGTCGGTGAACAGGCTGACGCGGCTGCCTTCGGCAAAACGGCTGGACCAGCAACCGACGGGGGCCAGGGTCAGGCGGCCATTGTCCTTGACCGCCCGCACGGCGGCGCCGATGGTGTCCAGGTGCGCGGAAACGGCGCGGTCCGGGCTGTTTTGCTGGCCCTTGAGGGTGGCGCGGATCGTGCCGCGCCGGGTCATTTCAAAGGGGATGCCGAGTTCTTCCAGGCGCTCGGCGACATAACGCACGATGGTGTCGGTAAACCCGGTGGGGCTGGGGATGGCGAGCATTTCCAGCGGATTATTAGGTTTAATTGGACATTTCATCAAATTATACAAACCCGATGAGGATGCTAAATATTTCGAGTATGGTAGTTTAGGTTTATTTATGGTTGGTGTGGTTATTTATTTGACTAATTTAAGAACCGGTGTCAATTCATGTCTTGTTGGACAATGGGGTGATGTTGATTACCAAACCGGGATCAATGTCATGGCTGCTTCTCAAGTGATGATCATTTTTGTTCTTTTGGGTGTGTTATTATTACAAGGTGGATTGTATTATGCTCAATGGTACGATAACAAATTGAAAGAAGAATTCTATCGTCAAGAGGCCAAAGAAGCTGCTCTTGCTGCAGAATCACAAGCTCAACAAGAACACGATATTGCAACCAAGGGGAAGAAAGATAAGGCTCAACCACAAGGGGAAGTGATTGAAGAAGTAACAGGTGCTACTGTCTTCTCGGCCGGTGGCGTGAAGTCACGGCGCACGGCGGCAGTGTCGGTATCCACCAGTTTCTCGTCCGGCAGTACCAGCATGTCGCGCACGGTCTGGGTGGCCAGCGGTTGCTCCAGGGTGGCTTTCCAGACGTTCTCGCGATGCTCGGAGAAACGCGCCTTGGCCGCACCGATCAGCGACAGCGTACCGTTGAGGCCCAGGTGGTTGGCGAAGTTGGAGTCGGTGGTGTACACGTCACCCCAACGCATCGGCGGGCCCTGGCGCAGGGTGCCGCGTGCGGCGACCACGGCGATCAGCAGGCAGACCACGAACACCGCAATGCGGCTGTACCACGGGGCAACCTGGCGAGTGCCGACGGTGCCACCGCTGAACGGGCCACGCGGGCGCGTCGCGCGGTCGGCGCCCTTGAAGGCGATGCTCAGGATAAGTGGCGTAGGCATTTGCCAGTAACGCGGGTAGGTGCGGCCGGGGCAGAAGCGGACGAAGGGGATCAGCGCTTCCTGTTGTCCCAGGGCGTTCAGTTAGTAGCGGCGGCGCGGGGGAAAGGTTTGAGCGTGTTGCATGGTGTTTCTCCTGCTGTGACACAAGATAAACAACCTGCCGGGTGAGGCTGAGGTGAGGCAGGCGCGTGGCAGGATTGGCGTACCGGTCCGAAGTCTTGCCGGCGAGCGCATAGCGCTCTCCCACCATGCGCCTGCCAAAACGGCCTTGCCATGGATAAAGCAGCCAACGCAGCATGCTGCGTTGGCTTGTCGACTTCGGAAACGGGACGCCAATCCCGTGTGCCGCTTGTTTGGGCGGCAACGGGGGGATTGTTGCCGAGGGGGCGGGCGGGGTCAAGGTAGGGTGGTTGGTGTGGCTCCTAAACCCCTTGGACTGAAGCGTTCGCGCAGCGTCCATGGCAATCGAGGCATCGGTCCCCGCACCCAGGTTATCCGAGCCAACATCACTGATCACCACATTGGCGCCCAATTTCGCCAACTCTTGGGCATAAATAAAACCCAACCCTCGGCCAGCGCCCGTTACAACCGCTGTTTTACCTGTAAAGTTCATTGGTTCTTCCTCTTGATTATCACCTCACCTTAACAATGAATATCTGGCTTGTTTAATACTAACGACGGCGCAAATTGATACTTACCCTATATCAAGTTAACGTTTAACTCTTGTGAAGCATTAAAGAATATTCACCTGTCTCCCCCCATCCATGAACTTCCCCATGGCATTTAGGCCTGCTGAATGGGCTTGTAAAATCCAGATCCAAAATATCAAATAACGGTATTTAACACTCAATATAAACACACTATGAATCGAACGTCCCTGTGCCATCTCTAGTTGAGTTCCAAAGTCGGCGACCAACGCTTTTAAATAGGTTTGCTCAAGTTCTGACGAAAGTGCTCCGTCTGGTACCGCATGCGAGTTAAAGTCACAATATGGACATTTACGCACGCACCAAGGCATATGGATATATAAAGATAAAGGGATAGAAGCAGGATTTAATACAGCCAAGGAGCAAGCCCAATTTACACAATATTTCTATTTTAACATGACTGC harbors:
- a CDS encoding substrate-binding domain-containing protein, producing the protein MKCQSVGTISNCGWTPTAPPVPIAIPWGDWLNAHPNGGISGIIAQNDDMALGALQAVKSRGLTPTEVPVTSIDGMPDAIQAAKRNEITTFLQDAQAQSQGALDVALRALAGKTTSRAP
- a CDS encoding acyltransferase family protein, whose protein sequence is MGYKSQSGDDLWPTVVVLKFFFLAEGVGFALIIWAIATFDPAMQWPGYLALVPVVGAMLVLAANRQRSWLTANPLARQLGASSYSIYLWHWPLVVLLTYAGEQANPQWMVAGGEVTFMEPAAEGGTDDWGEVVTR